A genomic stretch from Campylobacter lari subsp. concheus includes:
- the tenA gene encoding thiaminase II, with translation MLLDKLIKENKKIWNQYIHHEFVKKLQNSTLEKDVFLFYLKQDYIFLNNYAKCYALLALNANNAKEIQFAIKNQNYTLEGELELHRSILKLGIDVEKLNYKDESLTNIAYTRYLLSVGQNGDYLDMLCALSACAIGYACIGEEIYKGLDEKSLEIHPYKEWILTYAGKEFQDEIKEFKDFFNSYANSISEEKFKKLNEIFYTTVRLETAFWQHSLEQKMEI, from the coding sequence ATGCTTTTAGATAAACTTATAAAAGAAAATAAAAAAATTTGGAATCAATACATCCATCATGAATTTGTAAAAAAACTTCAAAATAGCACTTTAGAAAAAGATGTATTTTTGTTTTATCTTAAACAAGATTATATCTTTTTAAACAATTACGCAAAATGCTATGCTTTGCTTGCTTTAAATGCAAACAATGCTAAAGAAATTCAATTTGCCATTAAAAATCAAAACTATACTTTAGAAGGAGAATTAGAGCTTCACAGAAGTATTTTAAAGCTAGGCATTGATGTAGAAAAACTAAACTATAAAGATGAAAGTTTAACTAATATTGCTTACACAAGATACTTACTAAGTGTAGGACAAAATGGAGATTATTTAGATATGCTGTGTGCCTTAAGTGCTTGTGCTATAGGTTATGCATGCATAGGAGAAGAAATTTATAAAGGACTTGATGAAAAAAGCTTAGAAATTCATCCTTATAAAGAATGGATTTTAACCTATGCAGGTAAAGAATTTCAAGATGAAATCAAAGAATTTAAAGACTTTTTTAATTCTTATGCAAATAGTATTAGTGAAGAAAAATTTAAAAAATTAAACGAAATTTTTTATACCACTGTAAGACTTGAAACAGCCTTTTGGCAGCACTCTTTAGAACAAAAAATGGAAATTTAA
- the acpP gene encoding acyl carrier protein, with protein sequence MAIFDDVKKVVVEQLSVDEDAVKMESKIIEDLGADSLDVVELVMALEEKFDVEIPDSDAEKLVKIEDVVNYIENLQK encoded by the coding sequence ATGGCAATTTTTGATGATGTAAAAAAAGTAGTTGTTGAGCAACTTAGTGTTGATGAAGATGCGGTTAAAATGGAATCTAAAATCATTGAAGATTTAGGTGCAGATTCTTTAGATGTTGTTGAATTAGTTATGGCTTTAGAAGAAAAATTTGATGTAGAAATTCCAGACAGTGATGCTGAAAAACTAGTAAAAATTGAAGATGTTGTTAATTATATAGAAAATCTTCAAAAATAA